The sequence CAGTTTGAAGGTCAGCCAGAGCAGCGGCGCAGGAGGAGGCGCCGGCCCGCTCAGACCATCGCTTCGTGCACGAAGCACCACCGCCAGTCCTCGCCGGGTTCGAACGACTGCACGATCGGGTGCCCGTCGGTCGCCGCGTGAGCGCGGGCGTGCCGCATCGGCGAGGAGTCGCAGCAGCCGACGTGGCCACAGGTCAGGCAGAGGCGCAGGTGCAGCCACTGAGTCCCCATGCGCAGGCAGTCCTCGCAGCCCTGCGGTGTTCTGGGCGCAACGGGCCGGACCATGGAAAGGTGCGGGTCGGGAAAGTTGGTCATCACGGCCTCCGGGAGGCGGGATCGGCTGGTCCATGGGACATCGACAGCGACTCGTCCACCCACTGGCGCAGCGCGTTCGCGGGCGCGGCGCCGGTCTGGCGGGCGACTTGCCTGCCCCTGTCGAGGATCAGCAGGGTGGGTACGGCTTGGACCTCGAACTGCCGTGCCAAGGCCGGGGACTTGTCGATGTCGACCTTGACGAGTTTGATCCGGCCGGCCAGGTCCCTGGCGACCTGTTCGAGGGCCGGGCTCACCATGCGGCAGGGGCCGCACCAGGTGGCCCAGAGGTCCACCAGCACCGGCAGGCTCGCCTGCTCGGCGACCTCCCCGAAGTCGGCGTCGCCCGCTTCGGCGATCCACGGAAGCGGGGCCCGGCAGTTTCCGCAGCGCGGGCTGCCCTCCGCCGCGGCGGGTACGCGGTTGGTCCGGCCGCAGTTGGCGCAGGTGACCGTCCGCACCGAACTCTCGGCACCGCCGGTACTGCCGTCACGACCGCCGCGGTCGGCTCGGCCTTCTGGAGAAGTACTCATCACGGCTCCTGTGGCTCGTCGTCCTGCAGGGTGACGGTCAGTTCGCCGCCCGCGGCGTCGACCAGGACGGTCACGCCTTCGCGTGCCTCGCCGCTGAGCAACGCGCGGCCGATCCTGGTCTCGACCTCGTGCGAGATGAAGCGGCGCAGCGGCCTGGCTCCGTAGACCGGGTCGTAGCCCTCGGCGGCGATCAGGTGGCGGGCCGGCTCGGTGAGGACGAGCGTGATGCGCTGCTCGGAGAGGCGGTCGCGCAGCTCGTCGAGGAGCAGGTCGACGATGCGCTCGATCTGCGCGATGCCGAGCGGGTGGAAGAGGACGATGTCGTCGACGCGGTTGAGGAACTCGGGGCGGAAATGGCCGTTGAGTTCGGTCATCACCAGCGCCCGCGCCTCGGGCTTGATCTCGCCCGCCTGAGTGGCGTCCTGGAGCAGGTACTGCGACCCGAGGTTGGAGGTCATGATGATCACGGTGTTGCGGAAGTCGACGGTCCGGCCCTGGGCGTCGGTGATCCGGCCGTCGTCCAGCACCTGGAGGAGCGTGTTGAAGACGTCGGCGTGCGCCTTCTCGATCTCGTCGAACAGGATGACGGAGTAGGGCTTGCGGCGTACCGCCTCGGTGAGCTGGCCGCCCTCCTCGTAGCCCACGT comes from Streptomyces sp. NBC_00448 and encodes:
- the trxA gene encoding thioredoxin, whose translation is MSTSPEGRADRGGRDGSTGGAESSVRTVTCANCGRTNRVPAAAEGSPRCGNCRAPLPWIAEAGDADFGEVAEQASLPVLVDLWATWCGPCRMVSPALEQVARDLAGRIKLVKVDIDKSPALARQFEVQAVPTLLILDRGRQVARQTGAAPANALRQWVDESLSMSHGPADPASRRP
- a CDS encoding UBP-type zinc finger domain-containing protein; translated protein: MTNFPDPHLSMVRPVAPRTPQGCEDCLRMGTQWLHLRLCLTCGHVGCCDSSPMRHARAHAATDGHPIVQSFEPGEDWRWCFVHEAMV